Part of the Carassius auratus strain Wakin linkage group LG28B, ASM336829v1, whole genome shotgun sequence genome, TTACATAAAAGCAAAGCCGCTGTCCTCCTCACGACAAAACAACAAATCTAATCAGTTTCAGAGCGCTCGATGAAACACACATGAACGGATCTGATGTTAATCTGCCACAAGCTGGAAGTCCATGAATAACATCACGAAATATAACACACCGAGAGCTCATAAATAACACAGTAATCAGAACGAGACATTGCAAACATTCCCGTTCAGTCCTGCATTCAGATCCAGCTGGTGTTCGGTCCCTCATGGGGATGCTTTAAAGGAATTAACCCAGCTAATAACTAACAATTAATGGAGCTAGGCATTAATAGACAGATATTAGCTCGCCATCGACCAAAAACACAGACAACAATCAAAGCATGTCTGTGTCAGTCGAGAACCTCCCTGATGAGCAGAGAAGAGCGCTCAAGATGCCCAAGGCTTCTcaaacatcagtgtgtgtgtgtgtgtgtgtgtttgagaggagCAGATGCACCAGGGACAGGTACGATAGACTAACCACATTAATATTAATGACAAGATAAACCTGCAAGCTATGCttcctgtaaaacacacacacacacacacacacacacacactggtgtggagaaacatctgaaacaaaGCACTGACTAGAGAAGAAATAAAGACATTATCATCCATATAACGCTCCTCTGCTGACAAAGCATTAATATCTTAACATGttaaactgtattaaaaaaagcataaaatcataaaatacacAGCTGTGAACGAATAAAAACCATCAGGCGGctctcacaaaaacacattcatctCATTAATTCTAACAGATTTAAAAGCTGCATGCTGAGATGCTCTGTGAGTGCAGCAACAACCTGGAAACTAACAAAGAAGAGCGTGTTCCTCCTTTCCTGTGTGTGCGGGACGAGTAATGTTACCCAGAATCCCCTTCACAAGCACAGTCTCTCTAGTTGCAGCAGCAGAGGAGCGAGCATGTGGACGTCTCTGGGCTGTGGAAGTTTCCGGAGGTCGGTGTGTCGGTGCATTCGGCGATGAACCGGTGAAGCTCACACACGTGAGGAACCTCATGGGCTTGATgctgaacacaaaacacacatacacagagaaaacagcgtgaacgagtcaatctttcgttcgtcatctggctcggctcggtgttcatcttcacagcagttcagtcagatactgtttgagtaaatgaattactccgggatattggtttgtttgaactcagagcgagtgtcagccacattaaagaaagttaacagcttaagtaatttgtggattaatgcgtattggtgatgcgaaccgtttaaaacgattcagttcgatttggtgaactggttcaagaagatccggctacattgaatgattcgttcgcgaaccggatatgagaaactgctttgttttgaactctaacaacagacacggaagagaagacaatgctgaataatgtcgtcgtttttgctatttttggaccaaaatgtgtgCATcgtgaccgcgtcgcttccattatgagcatgcATACCGCGCACctgcatttgaaataacgaacttgagcacgcaaaagacgaGATATGTGAACATCCTCTTCGCGTGTGTGTGCtcgccgcgctcgttcttgttgtgtgtgggtgtgactgacagacagcctccgcggcgcgcatgagaaATCTCttagatctcacagacaaacttcttaataatatcgcaaattaaaaatgtttggtaagataaaatgtgcacgataacatcattaagcaaatctcttcgccatcgtcactctttattactaGGTGGGAGTTTGCATACTGTTATATCTGTGCGTGTGCcacgctcgttgtggtgtgtgtgtgtgtgtgtgtttgtgactgacagacagcctccgcggcgcgcatgagcgatctcgcagatctcacagacaaacgtcttaatatgatcgcacattagaaatgtttggtgagataaaatgtgcacgataacattattaagcaaaaatacattaattttttccccctccagtaccgaaagcagaaccggtaccgtcagatcttactgatactacggcctttcataatttagccccggggccagtttaataccgggtttcggtacccattacctaattttcgatgcttcaaaatattctaactgaccctctgatttcacatggactactttgatgatgtttttcttacctttctggacatggacagtagaccgtacacacagtttcaatggagggactgagagctctcggactaaatctaaaatatcttaatctgtgttccgaagatgaacggaggtcttacgggtttgaaacgacatgagggtaagttattaatgccataattgtaatatttggctgaactaaccctttaagacagtTGCAAGATATTAACTATTCAGCATTTACTTCTCGCAATTCATTCCCCCCACCCacacattgaataaaaaaataaaaagtgagcaACATTGTCTCACAATTGCCTTCTTGAAATTCTGACTTTgcttcttgcaattctgagaaaaatttcAAAACTGCAAAAAATGCTTACATTTCGCAATTTTCACTTTTCTCAGAATTTATTTTACATCTAATAATTTTGACTTGTCTGATTAGCATTTAGACTTTTTCTTAGAATTATGAGTTTACAACTCGGAATTTGgattttaaatctcacaattctgacgttTGTGaattctgagttcatatctcacagTTAAATTAAAGATGtgacttttatctcacaattctgactttttcattGCAAAATCGAGGTTATAACTTGGATGTTctgagttatttatttaaattaatattatttttaaagtacatttagaaaaactaaaaaactacatgaaatgtgaaatatttcctGAAATTGAACATTAATTGTAATTGAATCgatgtaaatgttttttctgGTTTAGTGAAGTGGACTCACGGTGATGGTGTCGTAGGCTCCGGTGATGAGTGCGATGAAGAGCGACAGCACCATGTAGATGAAGAGCGAGATGAAGGTGTAGAGATAGATCTGACTGAACACCCACACCAGCATCCCGCTCTGCTCCAGCTCCGAGAACGTGGCAAACATGTCGTCTCCGTTAATGAGAGAAAACAGACACTCGGACACCGTAGAGAGAGAGCGGAACTGAGAGACAGAGATCACAAGACATGCACATGATAGTCAAGAAATATATCAGACTTTATCAGGGTAATATAATATTGACACAGAACATACTTTAGCGTGGTAGGGTCCCAGGACGATCCAGCCACAGAAGCAGTAGCCCAAGTAAATAGCAGCAGCGCAGCAGCAGAAGCGGATCACGCTTGGAAACGCAGCTCGAAGAGTCACGATCAGAATCTGACAACACATCCACATCATCTCAACATCTTCATATTTGCAATATTTCCAGAGATCCATAATTCCTCAAAGAAAGAATCTCACAAAGCCTgtcaaaaatgtcattttgtatttcaaggcaaaaacaaaaaaattcaataaaacccGAAACAACTTTTTTGATGAAACAACCTAAAATAACTAGAATTGAAATAAGAATGTATAAAAGCTTATAAATGACAATCACTTTAACTGAGatttaaattaagattaaaatacaggaataaaggaataattcaaaacatgaataaaaactaCAATCGTATCTGTAATGGAGGAATGAATGCATAAACTCACgttgtatttctgaaagaagctGAAGTATCGTAAAACGCCGACCCACACCAGCAGAGTGGAGGTTCCCATCAAAATACTGCAGACGTCATACGACGACAGGTTCTGCAGCAACACAAAGTTTCTCAGACACAGCGGGACCTCCGGCACTCGAGggtaacctgtgtgtgtgtgtgtgtgtgtgtgtcaccttgGTCTCGATGGCGATCTTGATGAAGGAGGCGATGATGGTGAGAACGTCGCTGATGATGAGCAGCAGATACCAGCCGTTGATGAACTCCAGACGGTCGCTCCAACTCACCGAGCGGCCCAGAGACTGACGGAAATAACACACAAACtcctgccaacacacacacaccggcagTCAGATCGAGAAATAACATCTCAGGAAGAGCCCTGTCAAATCAACTCACTATGATTGATTCTTTTTCAAAATTCCATTTGGACTTTTACTGGATTACATTCCTTACTTTTCTGGACTCAGTTTTAACAGTTAAATGAAATTATAAGGCCtctatgaaatgcattaaatttcCCCAAcatttacttacttttttttttgcactattttaatggttaaattaaattttagtaataaaaaaaaaatcataaaacttcTACAAAATTTACCAAAAATGTAATTCAACATCactataatatattcatttatttgattagattttttgaaACCAAACTCTTTGTAAAAACAAttagtgcaatttttttttttttaataatcaacaaGCATGTCTAATCATGCTTcagaatttattaataataaacaaaatcatgAAACTTCTACGACATTTAacgaaaattacattttacagcactattgtatatatttttatttatttgattcatttttttacaCCAAATTGTTTGTTAAACAATTAGTgcaatttagctttttattttataatcaacAAGCATGTCTGaacaatttaatttataacaACAACTTCAgaatttattaatcaaaattctttcaacaataacatttacaatatgttttgtttgttctgACATTCTGTTATGAATTTGAACTTTTCCTGTACTCAAATGAAAcattaacaatttaataaatttttttgtcaaatgaaaCTTAAACAATTCTCTTTTTTTGGCAGACAAATTGCTTTACTGGTTTACtgcaaaaattaaaacatggaaggtAAATTATGTGATTACTCATTAAAAAATACtgcttgaaatattattatttacattgagAGGTACTTTCTACTGTCcaatagtaatacatttctgtcacaatttcAAGTTAAATGGAACTATTATTTCCCATGACCGTTTATTTACTTTAGTTGCAGCAATGTTTCAGTGTATATGACATGAGATTTCAGAGCAGCTCTGCAGATGATGTTCATGTCCTTATATAGTGAGACACTATGAGCATCCCCTAAACAAACCAGAGACATGCAGCACAGGCTGGATTCATGTTTAAATGAGCTCTTActggtttaatattcacagactgGTCCATGTCTGTTTTAAGTCTACCGACATGCGTTTGATTTATTCATCCCAAATGTAACATATTCCCAAACGATCCACATTAGAGCATTTGTATGACTCACGTTCTGCAGGACGATTCCTCTGAGGATGGAGCGTCCACACAACACCAGAGACAGACCGCAGACCACCGCCACCAGCACATCGAAGGCCACGCGCGCGTAACTGTCCgctggacacacaaacacacacacacacacacacacacacacacacacacacacacacacacacacacacacacacacagagagacacctTCAGCTTCAGCAGGAGCTCACACAGACTCAAATGAGCGTGGTCTCACCGTGTCCCGACACATTGGTGTCTCTGCACTCTTTAATGGACGCCTCGTTGAGCAAACTCAGCTTGACTTTCCCACTGTGAGCCTTATTATCAAACAGGATCTGAAACACATATGTAGGACAATCCTATTTTATCCAGGTTACAGTATAGTCGGATAATAAAAGATCTCCGTTTTTCACTTGATGAAATGTAGCCTcaatgagacttctttcaaaaagacATTAGAAATCGTGAAGAcgccaaactcttgaatggtaaTATAACACGACTGCTTCCTGAAAGGTTATTTGATTTGGTAAATCGAGTTGAGTGTGCTGCGTACGGTGATGGAGAAGGTGTAGCAGTCGGGAATCTCATTATTGATAATCGTCTGGATGTTTATCGCCTTCAGCTGAAACTGGATAGTCACATTAATCAGCCTGAGGAGAgacagaaagacgagagagagaggAACTTCAGCAACAATTATGCAAAAAACTGCACATTTACACAGATCAGcgatcggtgtgtgtgtgtgtgctactgaGCTAAACCAGCCCTTTTAGGAGAAACacaagcacaaaaccagtctgaagtagCATGGTAATATGTGTAGCAATAGCCGACAATacatagtatgggtcaaaatgatcaatttcttcttttatgccaaaaaccgTTTGGATATTAAGGAAACATCATGctgcatgaagatattttgtaaaattcctaccataaatacattaaaacatcgtttttgattagtaatatgcattgctaaggacttcatttggacaactttaaaggtgattttctccaATTttcatctcggccaaatattatcctatcctaacaaaccatacatcaatggaaaaattACTTCTTCAGTAAAACAAGATGAAATAAATctcattttccaaaaaaaaaaaaaataattgccctATGATAAATGAGCAAATAATCTTCTATGTGTGTTGGTCTGTGATTATTGTATTTCATACATGAACAAAGGAAGTGTTTAGTATTTCATCATAGATTTGTTATATATTAGGATGTGTGTGAATCTCACTTTTGGAAATTGAGGGTGATGTTCTTGTAGTGGTCTTGCGGTGGATTGGAGGGGTCCAGTGGTGGATTCACTCCGATACAGTCTAAaccaacacaaaacaaacagaaacagagaatAAAAGCACTCCGATTGAAACGCCTCAATTATAATCACTGAGGATTCAAACGGACAGTGGCCTTGTGTTGCCAGCCAACATTCAGACTGTTTAGAACTTCAGTTTGAGTTTGTAGAACAGAAATCATCTGCCATGAACCCTAGTGAGATGACTTCTTAGGGAGCATCTGCAGGAATCACTGCTAATGTCGAACACTATTCCAGCGTATTTCTTCTGCGCTCTCAGATAGATGGGTTTGATTATAGTAATTATAGATGATTATCAGGCAGCATCATGTGTATCCTTTGTGGAGAAGACAATCCCAGAATCCATTTACAATGAAGTCAGTTTAATTTAACCAAGTCTAGAGAAACGAAAAAGTTGGCATGTAATGGAAGTTGCAACCAAATTTACTCCCATATTGTGGCATATTTCATAGTGAAATGACTGTTAAACATTTTTTGCCATCGTTGAGTGAATGCATTGAAAATAATAGCACTGTAAACATGAGTggagcactgtaaaaaaaataatatatatatatatatatatatattcttaaatggcacttctgtcttgttttccattacaaatatctaaagagatttttaaaaaagacatttacttgagaagcaaaataacttaaatttttcagaaaacataGACTTGATATCTAATCAAACTGTGTTTATGctcaaaactataaaaaatacaggtgctggtcatataattaaaatatcatcaaaaagttgatttatttcactaattccattcaaaaagtgaaacttgtatattatatttattcattacacacagactgatatatttcaaatgtgtatttcttttaattttgatgattataactgacatctaaggaaaatcccaaattcagtatctcagaaaattagaatatttcttaagaccaatacaaagaaaggatttttaaaaatcttggccaactgaaagtatgaacatgaaaagtatgagcatgtacagcactcaatacttagttggtgCTCCTTTTGTCATGTGTGGTGGCGTGGCAtagagtggatcagtctgtggcactgctcaggtgttgtgagagcccaggttgctctgatagtggccttcagctcttctgcattcttgggtctggcatatagcatcttcctcttcacaataccccatagattttcaatggggttaaggtcaggtgagtttgctggccaattaagaacagggatacaatggtccttaaaccaggcacTGGTAGCTttagcactgtgtgcaggtgccaagtccttttggaaaatgaaatctgcatctccataaatttTGGTCAATAGCAGGAAGCATGAattgctctaaaacttcctggtatacggctgcgtggattgtgtgcctctcctctctttcctccagactctgggaccctgatttccaaaggaaatgcaaaatttactttcatcagagaacataactttggaccactcagcagcagtccagtcctttttgaagcgagttGCTTCTGACGctgtgtttacatttacatttattcatttagctgatgcttttatccaaagcgacctacAATTGCTACATATGTCAGACGTTGCATGCCtctgtctt contains:
- the LOC113067857 gene encoding mucolipin-1 — encoded protein: MASSSSRPSVQGGTETDRLLTPVTGYGSGDLNGGRPVLDVSTPGSQPRAEEEEEALRRKLKYFFMSPCDKYKAKGRKPFKLALQLLKIIIVTVQLVLFGLSNQMVVAFKEENTDSFRHLFLRDYVDDPAEPLCVHTQRDVYDHIQYAIEQYLVLPQTSVGRYAYVRGSAENDSALYLCQRYYRKGTIDPVNDTFDIDPHIVTDCIGVNPPLDPSNPPQDHYKNITLNFQKLINVTIQFQLKAINIQTIINNEIPDCYTFSITILFDNKAHSGKVKLSLLNEASIKECRDTNVSGHADSYARVAFDVLVAVVCGLSLVLCGRSILRGIVLQNEFVCYFRQSLGRSVSWSDRLEFINGWYLLLIISDVLTIIASFIKIAIETKNLSSYDVCSILMGTSTLLVWVGVLRYFSFFQKYNILIVTLRAAFPSVIRFCCCAAAIYLGYCFCGWIVLGPYHAKFRSLSTVSECLFSLINGDDMFATFSELEQSGMLVWVFSQIYLYTFISLFIYMVLSLFIALITGAYDTITHQAHEVPHVCELHRFIAECTDTPTSGNFHSPETSTCSLLCCCN